The following are encoded in a window of Carya illinoinensis cultivar Pawnee chromosome 15, C.illinoinensisPawnee_v1, whole genome shotgun sequence genomic DNA:
- the LOC122297518 gene encoding zinc finger BED domain-containing protein RICESLEEPER 1-like, translating into MSLDGRKGLRQDVPTRWNSTFLMLESAIFYRRAFCHLELTDSNFKHCLSISEWEKVEKINTFLEAFYDVTCEFSGTKYPTANLYFLAVFMIYLTLKQHSESEDDYMRNMSCQMLAKFEKYWSEFNVLLAIAVILDPRYKLHFVDFSYTKLYGNGSLEFLNVRTKMASLFMEYSSSSAPTSCTTTFERSSSRTESESSSGRWNRVNKQVFQEFDSFGSNDLTAHMQKSQLELYLDEPRTYRNAKIDILSFWKGNEFRYPDRAYMARDILSIPVSTVASESTFSVGGRIIDSSGVH; encoded by the exons ATGTCTTTGGATGGTAGGAAGGGGTTGAGACAGGATGTccctactagatggaattcaACTTTTCTTATGCTTGAGAGTGCTATTTTCTATCGTCGTGCCTTTTGTCATTTGGAATTAACTGATTCCAATTTTAAACACTGTCTATCAATATCTGAGTGGGAAAAAGTGGAGAAGATTAACACTTTCTTGGAAGCTTTTTATGATGTCACTTGTGAGTTTTCTGGAACCAAATACCCTACAGCCAATTTGTACTTTCTAGCAGTgtttatgatttatttgacaTTAAAACAACACTCTGAAAGTGAAGATGACTACATGAGGAATATGTCTTGTCAAATGCTTGCgaagtttgagaaatattggtCTGAATTCAATGTGCTATTGGCGATAGCAGTTATATTGGATCCTCGATACAAGCTTCATTTTGTTGACTTTTCTTATACGAAGCTTTATGGAAATGGTTCCCTGGAGTTTTTAAATGTTCGTACCAAAATGGCATCTCTTTTTATGGAATATAGTTCTTCTAGTGCTCCCACAAGTTGTACCACGACTTTTGAAAGAAGTTCTAGTAGAACGGAAAGTGAATCTTCTTCTGGTAGATGGAATAGAGTCAATAAACAAGTATTTCAg GAATTTGATTCATTTGGAAGTAATGATCTCACTGCCCATATGCAAAAAAGTCAATTGGAGCTGTATTTGGATGAACCTAGGACATATAGAAATGCGAAGATTgatattctttccttttggaaaggaaatgaatttcgTTATCCTGATCGTGCTTATATGGCTCGTGATATTTTGAGTATTCCAGTTTCCACAGTTGCATCTGAATCTACTTTTAGTGTTGGTGGGCGTATTATTGATAGTTCAGGAGTGCATTGA